The following are encoded in a window of Roseivirga misakiensis genomic DNA:
- a CDS encoding enoyl-ACP reductase FabI, whose protein sequence is MSHNLLKGKRGIIFGALDERSIAWKVAQVAKAEGATFTLTNAPIAMRMGAIKELAEECGAEIIPADATSVEDLENLFTKSMEILGGKIDFVLHSIGMSPNVRKGRDYGDLNYDWLQKTLDVSAISFHKVMQTAEKLDAMNEWGSIMALSYIAAQRTFPDYSDMAHAKSMLESIARSYGERFARLKNVRVNTISQSPTMTTAGTGVGGFDVFFDYADKMSPLGNASALDCANYTVMFFSDFTRMVTMQNLMHDGGFSSSGITDALIDQLKKD, encoded by the coding sequence ATGTCACATAACCTATTAAAAGGAAAAAGAGGAATTATTTTTGGCGCGTTAGATGAGCGCTCAATTGCTTGGAAAGTTGCGCAGGTTGCAAAAGCTGAAGGAGCAACTTTCACATTGACAAATGCCCCTATTGCTATGAGAATGGGAGCAATTAAAGAATTAGCTGAGGAATGCGGAGCAGAAATCATCCCTGCAGATGCCACGTCAGTAGAAGACCTTGAGAATCTTTTCACAAAATCGATGGAAATACTTGGCGGAAAAATAGACTTCGTCCTCCACTCTATCGGTATGAGCCCTAATGTTAGAAAAGGACGTGATTACGGTGACCTTAACTATGATTGGCTTCAAAAGACTTTGGATGTATCGGCTATTTCTTTCCACAAAGTGATGCAAACTGCCGAAAAGCTAGATGCTATGAATGAGTGGGGATCCATTATGGCCCTCTCCTATATTGCAGCACAACGAACTTTCCCTGATTACTCAGATATGGCACACGCCAAGTCTATGCTTGAATCGATTGCCCGTAGTTACGGTGAAAGATTTGCAAGACTGAAAAACGTTAGAGTAAATACCATTTCGCAATCACCTACTATGACCACGGCTGGTACTGGTGTTGGTGGTTTTGACGTATTCTTCGATTATGCCGATAAAATGTCACCACTAGGCAACGCAAGCGCTTTAGATTGTGCAAACTACACTGTGATGTTCTTCTCAGACTTCACTAGAATGGTAACTATGCAAAACTTAATGCATGACGGTGGTTTCTCTTCTTCAGGAATTACTGATGCGCTAATTGATCAGTTGAAAAAAGACTAG
- a CDS encoding DMT family transporter, with translation MNASLKDFAKLHFIVFLWGFTAIIGKEMSISAADVVLYRTGMAAIVIAGFMVIKKLSFQFDGKAILKMSLTGLVIAMHWFLFFESARVANISVSLAGMATATFWTSLIEPIVTRKSVKPVEVLLGLVVIGGLYIIFRFEFDNALGLTLAVLSAFLAALFSVLNAGFAKKYSEYGITFYEMLAACLAIALFIPIYKSYFLDTAAEYAIPNLKDWGLIVILSVVCTVYAFSASVELMKRISAFAVNLTINLEPVYGILMALLIYGEKEQMSNGFYYGTLIIIGAVFSYPVIRRRQRKKASAIK, from the coding sequence ATGAACGCCTCTTTAAAAGACTTTGCTAAACTCCATTTCATAGTATTTCTATGGGGATTCACTGCTATCATCGGAAAGGAGATGAGTATTTCAGCGGCAGACGTTGTGTTATATAGAACGGGTATGGCGGCCATCGTAATCGCTGGGTTTATGGTCATAAAGAAATTGAGTTTTCAATTTGATGGTAAAGCCATTCTTAAAATGAGTTTAACAGGTTTGGTGATCGCCATGCACTGGTTTCTTTTCTTCGAGTCTGCCAGAGTGGCCAATATTTCAGTTTCTCTTGCAGGTATGGCGACGGCCACTTTTTGGACAAGTCTTATCGAACCGATCGTCACCCGAAAGTCGGTTAAGCCAGTCGAAGTCTTACTCGGATTGGTAGTGATAGGAGGGTTGTATATAATCTTTCGGTTTGAATTTGATAATGCGCTCGGGCTTACTCTTGCTGTGTTGTCAGCTTTCTTGGCGGCGCTGTTTTCAGTACTGAATGCTGGGTTTGCTAAGAAGTATTCAGAATATGGTATTACGTTTTATGAAATGCTGGCAGCTTGTTTAGCCATTGCCCTTTTTATCCCAATTTATAAGTCTTATTTCCTGGATACTGCTGCCGAATACGCTATTCCTAATTTAAAAGATTGGGGACTGATTGTAATACTATCCGTAGTTTGTACGGTATACGCCTTTTCTGCTTCTGTGGAGTTAATGAAGAGGATATCAGCCTTCGCTGTGAACTTAACAATCAATTTGGAGCCAGTTTATGGTATCCTGATGGCTTTGTTAATTTATGGAGAGAAGGAACAGATGAGTAATGGTTTTTACTACGGTACTTTGATCATCATTGGAGCAGTTTTCTCTTACCCTGTTATTAGAAGAAGGCAACGAAAGAAAGCCTCGGCAATCAAATAA
- a CDS encoding M23 family metallopeptidase — translation MRLFSRDQITLGCIIGLFILSGPKALAWQDDISFEARSQGDTMRVFITNPKPYKQTVSLKLQYSKMTLVGQINSYLVIPPNTIDFVAAKFFMNDRAAATINWQGSQYFMGDIFAKHDDTYIYTIPYRKGASFTISKSEQVENQVLRIAMPEDTEIRAGRDGLVLLVRSDSETGCAVVDCAKFANYIVIEHKDGTMAVYSHLRKDGVTVKPGDQVKAGDTIGFSGNTGWTSTPQLRFEVLKGNETIQTKFRLSKKATGYLEHGVKYKSR, via the coding sequence ATGCGTTTATTCTCAAGAGATCAAATCACCCTTGGATGTATCATTGGCTTATTCATTTTATCAGGGCCAAAAGCATTGGCATGGCAAGATGACATCTCCTTTGAAGCGCGAAGTCAAGGTGATACAATGCGGGTTTTTATTACTAATCCAAAACCTTACAAACAAACAGTTAGCCTCAAGTTACAATACTCAAAAATGACGCTAGTCGGGCAGATTAATTCATATCTAGTTATTCCGCCTAATACTATTGATTTTGTTGCTGCCAAGTTTTTCATGAATGATCGTGCGGCAGCCACTATCAATTGGCAGGGCTCTCAATACTTTATGGGCGACATTTTTGCTAAGCATGACGACACCTATATCTATACCATACCTTATCGAAAAGGAGCATCATTCACCATCAGCAAATCCGAACAAGTTGAAAATCAGGTTTTGAGAATAGCGATGCCCGAAGACACAGAGATTAGAGCTGGGCGAGATGGCCTAGTCTTATTAGTGCGTAGCGACTCGGAAACTGGTTGTGCAGTGGTTGATTGTGCCAAATTCGCCAATTATATCGTCATAGAGCATAAGGACGGGACTATGGCGGTTTACAGTCATTTGAGAAAAGATGGCGTAACCGTGAAACCAGGCGATCAGGTTAAAGCTGGAGACACTATTGGGTTTAGTGGCAATACCGGATGGACAAGTACACCACAATTGAGATTCGAGGTGCTAAAGGGTAATGAAACAATTCAAACAAAATTCCGATTAAGTAAAAAAGCGACTGGTTATCTAGAGCATGGTGTAAAATACAAGTCTAGATAG
- a CDS encoding M23 family metallopeptidase: MIRVFFLLTLVPGFCLGQTDALRIYEEREDRLISVFADNNALTPHTIVIEVESKGLKSVKPLPDNIVISGQKKRQLLAQFIIPENRGWTFSYKFEYMEGDVNAKHDDDFVYQLPFEKGKSFRMTQGYNGRFTHQGVNALDFTMPEGETVVAAREGLVVQIREDSNRGCASDRCIQDSNFVRILHSDGTMAEYHHLQKNGALVSTGDVVKKGQAIAKSGATGFVSGPHLHFLVFKTDGKKQIDFKTRFEFSKGRIGFLKTGERYTAFD, translated from the coding sequence ATGATCAGAGTCTTTTTCTTACTTACGTTGGTACCAGGCTTCTGCCTCGGACAAACAGATGCACTCAGAATTTATGAGGAAAGAGAAGATCGCTTAATTTCCGTTTTTGCTGACAATAATGCCCTTACTCCACATACCATCGTGATCGAGGTAGAATCAAAAGGGTTAAAATCTGTCAAGCCATTACCCGATAACATTGTGATATCAGGCCAAAAGAAACGCCAGTTACTCGCCCAGTTTATTATTCCTGAAAATAGAGGTTGGACTTTTTCATACAAATTTGAGTACATGGAAGGTGATGTGAACGCCAAACATGACGACGATTTTGTCTATCAATTACCATTTGAAAAAGGAAAGTCTTTTAGAATGACACAAGGGTATAACGGACGATTTACCCATCAGGGAGTAAACGCATTAGATTTCACTATGCCCGAGGGCGAAACTGTAGTAGCGGCGAGAGAGGGTCTAGTGGTGCAAATAAGAGAAGACTCCAATCGAGGTTGTGCTTCCGACCGCTGCATACAAGACAGTAATTTTGTGAGAATACTGCACAGCGATGGCACCATGGCGGAGTATCATCATCTACAAAAAAACGGGGCCTTAGTCTCTACAGGAGATGTTGTTAAAAAGGGACAGGCTATTGCTAAAAGCGGTGCCACAGGGTTTGTTTCTGGACCTCATTTACACTTTTTGGTCTTCAAGACGGACGGAAAAAAACAGATAGATTTTAAAACTAGGTTTGAGTTTTCTAAGGGACGAATTGGATTCTTGAAAACTGGCGAACGCTACACGGCCTTCGACTAA
- the ispE gene encoding 4-(cytidine 5'-diphospho)-2-C-methyl-D-erythritol kinase — protein MKTGITFFNMISFPNAKINLGLQITERLPNGYHSISTCLYPIPVTDALEAIPSKKTVFASSGVNIPGNEKDNLVLRAYKLLKKDYQLPELNIHLLKQIPLGAGLGGGSSDAAFMLKMLNDEFQLFLDDSLLEYYAEQLGSDCPFFIRNKPAIGTGTGTVLEPIEIDLSGFYLQIINPGIHVSTKAAYAGVNPKPAAFNLQETLLSKDFDLWKSDLQNDFEASVFEQHPSLKTLKNTLYESGALYAAMSGSGSTMFGIFDSKPQPIDNSTFSFQETVVL, from the coding sequence GTGAAAACGGGAATCACTTTTTTTAATATGATATCCTTCCCAAACGCTAAAATCAATTTAGGCCTTCAGATTACAGAACGGCTGCCTAATGGATATCATTCGATTAGCACCTGCCTTTATCCCATCCCCGTTACGGATGCTTTAGAAGCCATACCCAGCAAGAAAACAGTCTTCGCTTCATCGGGAGTTAATATCCCTGGAAACGAGAAAGACAATTTAGTACTTCGTGCCTATAAACTCCTCAAAAAGGACTATCAGTTACCTGAGTTAAACATTCACCTCTTAAAGCAGATACCGCTGGGTGCAGGATTAGGTGGTGGGTCATCCGATGCGGCTTTTATGCTAAAAATGCTCAATGATGAGTTTCAACTTTTTCTAGATGACTCACTATTGGAATATTATGCTGAGCAATTAGGAAGTGACTGCCCGTTCTTTATCCGCAATAAACCTGCTATCGGTACTGGAACAGGGACTGTTTTAGAACCCATTGAGATAGACCTTTCTGGATTCTATTTACAGATTATCAACCCCGGAATACATGTCTCAACGAAGGCCGCTTATGCTGGTGTAAATCCAAAACCAGCCGCTTTCAACCTGCAAGAGACACTACTCAGTAAGGACTTCGACCTGTGGAAGTCTGATCTCCAGAATGACTTTGAGGCATCAGTATTTGAACAACATCCGTCTCTCAAAACACTTAAAAATACGCTATATGAGTCTGGTGCACTATACGCAGCCATGAGTGGCTCAGGTTCTACCATGTTTGGAATATTTGATTCCAAACCGCAACCAATTGATAATTCCACATTTAGTTTTCAAGAAACAGTAGTACTTTAG